In one window of Verrucomicrobiia bacterium DNA:
- a CDS encoding sigma-54 dependent transcriptional regulator: protein MKHILAVDDEFGTRESIKAIFFKLYEVSVAANAREAMDILSKQRIDLVILDQIMPDTDGITLMRDIKAIYPEMPVILVTAVGSEKTLAQALRLGAVGYIRKPFDVDELRHTVIQSIDAAITPRAREIFQKEVNREFSMHTLVGEAPIFRKAISDARNASTEMVSVPLWITGESGTGKEFLARQIHSWSAQRSEPFIYVRCFGQPDSILEAELFGFEPQRPVQDGVTGRGAFDLAGSGTVYLDEIDQVSPATQEKIAKLLETRKFNRIGSSFSVPIGARIILASSKTADQIQSSLKPELMNLIGNKFIHLPPLRERPEDVALLAYHFLNQLRRSMYAEVKDIAPEALDLMRKYQWPGNIRELRSMMERLLVVYSQETCIREEHLPKELLAPGHRGRIDTYTNNFEETVNAFEREIIVNALTRANGNINKAASLLGTTRRIVLYRIDKLNIKKVAK from the coding sequence ATGAAACATATTTTAGCGGTTGATGACGAGTTCGGAACGCGCGAGTCCATTAAAGCTATTTTCTTTAAGTTGTATGAGGTTTCTGTTGCAGCGAATGCGCGTGAGGCAATGGATATTCTTTCTAAACAGAGAATTGATCTTGTTATTCTCGATCAGATTATGCCGGATACGGATGGTATAACTTTGATGCGTGATATTAAAGCGATTTATCCGGAAATGCCTGTTATTTTGGTGACTGCCGTGGGCTCGGAAAAAACCTTGGCTCAAGCGCTGCGTTTAGGAGCAGTGGGCTATATTAGAAAGCCTTTTGATGTGGATGAGTTGCGTCATACGGTTATTCAATCGATTGATGCTGCAATTACTCCACGTGCCCGAGAAATTTTCCAAAAAGAAGTGAACCGGGAATTTTCCATGCATACTTTAGTGGGCGAGGCGCCCATTTTCCGTAAAGCCATTAGCGATGCTAGGAATGCTTCAACTGAAATGGTGAGTGTGCCACTTTGGATTACGGGAGAAAGTGGTACAGGTAAGGAATTTTTAGCGCGTCAAATTCATTCTTGGAGCGCGCAAAGATCGGAACCTTTTATTTACGTACGTTGTTTTGGTCAGCCTGATTCTATTTTGGAAGCAGAACTTTTTGGTTTTGAGCCTCAGCGTCCGGTTCAAGACGGAGTCACAGGACGAGGCGCTTTTGATTTAGCGGGTTCTGGCACAGTTTATTTGGATGAGATCGATCAAGTTTCGCCTGCGACTCAAGAAAAGATTGCGAAATTGTTAGAGACTCGAAAATTTAATCGTATTGGCTCTTCTTTTTCAGTGCCTATCGGTGCAAGAATTATTTTGGCATCAAGCAAAACTGCTGATCAAATTCAATCCTCTCTCAAACCTGAATTAATGAATCTTATTGGTAATAAATTTATTCATCTTCCACCTTTACGCGAACGTCCTGAGGATGTGGCATTATTAGCTTACCACTTTTTAAATCAACTGCGTCGGTCAATGTATGCCGAAGTTAAGGATATTGCTCCAGAAGCTTTAGATTTAATGCGCAAATATCAATGGCCAGGCAATATTCGAGAATTGCGCAGTATGATGGAGCGCCTCTTGGTAGTTTACAGTCAAGAAACTTGTATTCGTGAAGAGCACTTGCCTAAAGAGCTTTTGGCGCCAGGTCATCGAGGTCGTATTGATACCTATACTAATAATTTTGAAGAGACGGTTAACGCCTTTGAACGAGAAATCATTGTTAACGCATTGACGCGTGCTAATGGCAATATCAATAAAGCGGCTTCTTTATTAGGCACGACGCGACGCATTGTGTTGTATCGCATCGATAAGCTTAACATCAAAAAAGTGGCAAAATAA
- a CDS encoding twin-arginine translocase TatA/TatE family subunit produces the protein MTTLFPIALGLPAGPEWLAIIFVVLLLFGAKRLPELARGLGRSIGEFKKAKDEFTNEIEKASQIETRNSPNTVSTTQPTNPPKTS, from the coding sequence ATGACTACTCTTTTTCCTATCGCTCTTGGCTTGCCTGCAGGCCCCGAATGGCTTGCCATTATTTTCGTCGTCCTACTGCTCTTTGGCGCCAAAAGACTTCCTGAACTCGCTCGTGGACTGGGCAGAAGTATTGGCGAATTCAAAAAAGCTAAAGATGAATTCACTAATGAAATAGAAAAAGCGAGCCAAATCGAAACCCGCAACTCTCCCAACACCGTTTCTACAACTCAACCTACGAATCCCCCCAAAACTTCCTAA
- a CDS encoding DUF4287 domain-containing protein, translating into MKTTLKPITSDQAIQKRTGKTWPQWFQLLDNANAHQLDHKKIVALLKKEFSHLNGWWQQMITVTYEQARDLRKKYQTSKGYQISVSKTYPLAPSKLYQIWQDKNRKTWLPHPFTIRKATRNKTLRITWEQDQTHLDVQLYSKNKNKTQLTVQHRKLKTAASANRMKKFWSHNLKQLAKALETSKINKTD; encoded by the coding sequence ATGAAAACAACTCTCAAACCTATTACCAGCGATCAAGCAATCCAAAAACGAACTGGTAAAACCTGGCCCCAATGGTTCCAACTATTGGATAACGCAAACGCCCACCAACTCGATCACAAAAAAATCGTCGCGTTACTTAAAAAAGAATTTTCCCATTTAAATGGCTGGTGGCAACAAATGATCACCGTCACCTACGAACAAGCTCGCGACCTACGCAAAAAATATCAAACCTCGAAAGGTTACCAAATCAGCGTTAGCAAAACCTATCCTCTAGCACCCTCGAAACTCTACCAAATCTGGCAAGACAAAAACCGCAAAACCTGGCTCCCTCATCCCTTCACCATCCGAAAAGCCACACGCAATAAAACCCTCCGCATCACTTGGGAACAGGATCAAACCCATCTCGATGTCCAACTCTATTCCAAAAATAAAAACAAAACTCAACTTACCGTCCAACATCGCAAACTCAAAACTGCAGCTTCAGCCAATCGCATGAAAAAATTTTGGTCTCACAACCTAAAGCAACTGGCTAAAGCTCTCGAAACATCTAAAATAAATAAAACAGATTAA
- a CDS encoding PAS domain-containing protein, producing MKKRAGWGVVTSYTVLLLYGFHVFEIHYLRDLSWGLHGFIYFIVAAFAIYSINELRRRLGLMSSERQILQRQWRSFTRVTHAIFHAQGNKETLNRFASLIQEEMKVEWVRVFLFHGEVGRCVIGAPDSWTNEVMKLSDDLPQLMQAYKQPLDYEQVNHLLPDKEGVNGEVLFEASLVVGMFIQEKLAGLILLGPRKVRQSSSYFSFEKMGLQVLANQLAMVLEVTLLSLELRQSNVYHMKLLEVLLDQLGSGVIIVDPHGFVLVCNQEARRLMQWDKGENMPTSLAGLPQELSVALHQALMQTHDEELQESKILVSVGGEVELFIQFGCRCIHDETGKVLGAQLVFQDVSQVKNLEKQLHHANRLANLGALSASMVHEIKNPLVAIKTFVQLLPERMNDEEFLQKFSRLIGHEVGRIDQIVSQLLHLARPSAISFVSFHLHEVIEATLALYQPDLNHRKIKVRKELEAEVDFIRGDRQKIQQILMNLVVNAEEAMKQGGVLGIQTAVVKRLGVSRNSETKEGEAMRSYICLTIQDTGHGMMPKVLKRVFEPFYSTKQEGNGLGLSIVMGIMEDHQGAIEVQSELKQGTCFHLYFPLQSQESCV from the coding sequence TTGAAAAAAAGAGCAGGGTGGGGTGTCGTCACTAGTTATACCGTATTGCTTTTATATGGTTTTCATGTTTTTGAGATTCATTATTTAAGGGATTTATCGTGGGGGTTGCATGGTTTTATTTATTTTATAGTGGCCGCTTTCGCGATTTATTCGATTAATGAATTGAGGCGCAGGTTAGGGTTGATGAGTTCGGAGCGTCAGATATTGCAACGGCAATGGCGATCTTTTACTCGGGTGACGCATGCTATTTTTCACGCGCAGGGAAACAAGGAAACTTTGAATCGATTTGCGAGCCTAATTCAAGAAGAGATGAAAGTGGAGTGGGTGAGAGTTTTTTTATTTCATGGCGAGGTGGGTCGTTGTGTAATTGGTGCGCCTGATTCTTGGACCAATGAGGTGATGAAGTTGTCGGATGATTTGCCTCAGTTGATGCAAGCTTACAAGCAGCCATTGGATTATGAGCAGGTTAATCATTTGCTGCCTGATAAGGAAGGGGTAAATGGCGAGGTATTGTTTGAAGCTTCTTTGGTGGTGGGTATGTTTATTCAAGAGAAATTAGCAGGGCTTATTTTGTTGGGTCCGAGAAAAGTTCGGCAATCATCGTCTTATTTTTCCTTTGAAAAAATGGGATTGCAAGTTTTGGCTAATCAACTTGCGATGGTTTTAGAGGTGACATTGTTATCTTTGGAGTTGCGTCAAAGCAATGTTTATCACATGAAACTACTGGAGGTTTTGTTAGATCAGTTGGGAAGTGGGGTAATTATTGTAGATCCGCATGGATTTGTTTTAGTTTGCAACCAGGAGGCGCGTCGTTTGATGCAGTGGGATAAGGGTGAGAACATGCCTACTTCTTTAGCGGGGTTGCCTCAGGAGTTGAGTGTGGCTTTGCATCAGGCCTTGATGCAGACGCATGATGAGGAATTACAAGAAAGCAAGATTTTAGTGAGTGTAGGCGGAGAAGTAGAGTTGTTTATTCAGTTTGGGTGTCGTTGCATTCATGATGAGACGGGAAAAGTTTTGGGGGCTCAGTTAGTATTTCAGGATGTGTCGCAGGTGAAAAATTTGGAAAAGCAGTTGCATCATGCTAATCGACTTGCGAATTTGGGAGCGCTTTCGGCCAGCATGGTGCACGAGATTAAAAATCCCTTGGTAGCAATTAAAACGTTTGTACAGCTGTTACCCGAACGAATGAATGATGAGGAATTTTTACAAAAATTTTCACGTTTAATTGGGCATGAGGTAGGGCGTATTGATCAAATTGTGAGTCAATTGCTTCATTTAGCACGGCCGTCTGCAATTTCTTTTGTTTCTTTTCATTTGCATGAAGTAATTGAGGCCACTCTTGCTCTGTATCAACCCGATTTGAATCATCGAAAGATTAAGGTGAGAAAGGAGTTGGAGGCTGAAGTGGATTTTATCCGAGGAGATCGACAAAAAATTCAGCAAATTTTAATGAATTTGGTAGTTAACGCAGAAGAAGCCATGAAACAGGGAGGAGTTTTGGGGATTCAGACTGCGGTGGTAAAGCGTCTTGGAGTGTCAAGGAATTCCGAAACAAAAGAAGGTGAAGCGATGCGCTCTTATATTTGTTTGACGATTCAAGATACAGGGCATGGTATGATGCCAAAAGTGTTGAAAAGAGTTTTCGAACCTTTTTATTCCACGAAACAAGAGGGAAATGGCTTGGGGCTTTCGATTGTTATGGGGATCATGGAAGATCATCAGGGTGCGATTGAGGTGCAAAGTGAATTGAAGCAGGGAACCTGTTTTCATCTTTATTTTCCGTTGCAATCTCAGGAAAGCTGTGTTTAA
- a CDS encoding M48 family metallopeptidase, whose amino-acid sequence MFQKIFHSIFVLAISGLLIAGCASTGPKKLGAVAEKDYREVHATPQEEQQGEAIFQAVKQKVGTSSDSAKQATVRRVMNRLLRANPNGIDSWEFAVIRDASPNAFALPGGKVGVHEGMFRVAQTDTALAAVLSHEMAHVVARHHARAQTQRGILQGLGMALGVAVGVAAPEFSNLSSGLYQNIAVYGFALPYSRSHEMEADRMGLLFMARAGYDPREAEKFWTRMQQVSEHNQIPDLLSTHPADEKRIEQIRLILPEVMPYYQKTRSN is encoded by the coding sequence ATGTTTCAAAAAATTTTTCATTCCATTTTTGTCTTAGCAATAAGCGGATTGCTTATCGCTGGTTGTGCTTCCACAGGACCCAAGAAACTAGGCGCTGTCGCGGAAAAAGATTATCGAGAAGTCCATGCAACTCCTCAAGAAGAACAACAAGGCGAAGCTATTTTTCAAGCCGTAAAACAAAAAGTGGGCACGAGCTCAGATAGCGCTAAGCAAGCCACTGTCCGACGCGTGATGAATCGACTCTTACGTGCTAATCCTAACGGCATTGATAGCTGGGAATTTGCCGTTATTCGCGATGCTTCTCCTAACGCTTTTGCCTTGCCCGGAGGCAAAGTCGGTGTGCACGAAGGCATGTTTCGCGTCGCCCAAACCGATACAGCTCTGGCCGCAGTGCTAAGTCACGAGATGGCTCATGTCGTTGCGCGTCATCACGCTCGCGCCCAAACCCAACGCGGCATCTTACAAGGTTTAGGTATGGCGCTGGGAGTTGCCGTGGGTGTGGCAGCGCCAGAATTTTCTAACCTTTCTTCTGGCCTTTATCAAAATATTGCCGTTTACGGATTTGCTCTCCCTTACAGCCGCTCCCACGAAATGGAAGCCGATCGCATGGGGCTACTTTTCATGGCCCGCGCGGGTTACGATCCTCGAGAAGCCGAAAAATTTTGGACTCGCATGCAACAGGTTTCCGAACATAATCAAATTCCTGATTTGCTTTCCACCCATCCCGCGGATGAAAAACGCATTGAACAAATCCGTTTAATCCTCCCCGAAGTCATGCCTTATTACCAAAAAACGCGCTCGAATTAA
- a CDS encoding porin, which yields MKKNIFTAVGLLWGISAWAHNPGHVSQVSVTQEEAEKVRRLETYLEDQGIYSEISQPGIKLGGYVDVSYVYNFNGGGVSDLDEANAITGEDSQDFNLNQINLTLSKALPADNKWAAGFAISLNWGEDVESHHGGTDEHGHADVLSTVHEAIVQFRIPVGRGLDFSLGKWHSLMSYESHDRPYNINYTHGLLAHYLDPGEHVGLVISYPATDWLTLDLGLANGWHNSDSAFLDDSDFSKLITGAMTLQNLEKNASLRGALAYSPEGELPFSRVDTADHSDHIHRDGHTTHLQENGALWAFTLQGQWLPKCSKDRWLLGFNTILVSVDDNLKHVKLSESHEHEGHGVHYGNVGLDKNGATAWGVGLYSKYQFNSWFSLAGRLEYLHADDGTLGFVDGVIKEGKNISKDKNEVYVSQTDLYSATLTAGFDFWRNVGCRLEYRADMVSSRGQESVLGNDNNQQHTLVLNLFYLF from the coding sequence ATGAAGAAAAATATTTTTACTGCTGTAGGTTTGTTGTGGGGAATTTCCGCTTGGGCTCATAATCCGGGTCATGTTTCTCAAGTTTCAGTTACTCAAGAAGAAGCTGAAAAAGTTAGGCGATTGGAAACTTATTTGGAGGATCAGGGGATTTATTCGGAGATATCGCAGCCGGGAATTAAGTTGGGGGGATATGTCGATGTTTCTTATGTTTACAACTTTAATGGAGGTGGTGTTAGTGATCTTGATGAGGCGAATGCGATAACTGGCGAGGATTCACAAGATTTTAATTTGAATCAAATTAATTTGACGTTGTCGAAGGCGTTGCCGGCAGACAATAAGTGGGCGGCAGGTTTTGCCATTTCGCTGAATTGGGGGGAGGATGTGGAATCGCATCATGGCGGTACTGATGAGCACGGGCATGCTGATGTTCTTAGCACGGTTCATGAGGCGATTGTGCAGTTTCGTATTCCGGTGGGGCGTGGCTTGGATTTTAGTTTGGGTAAATGGCATTCGTTAATGAGTTATGAATCGCACGATCGGCCTTATAATATTAACTATACGCATGGTTTGTTGGCACATTATTTGGATCCAGGAGAGCATGTAGGTCTGGTGATAAGTTATCCCGCTACGGATTGGCTGACGTTGGATTTAGGTTTGGCGAATGGTTGGCATAATTCTGATAGCGCATTTTTGGATGACTCAGATTTTTCAAAGTTAATCACAGGCGCTATGACGCTGCAAAATTTAGAGAAAAATGCATCGTTGCGAGGTGCGTTGGCTTATTCGCCTGAGGGTGAATTGCCTTTTAGTCGCGTCGATACGGCTGATCATTCGGACCATATTCACAGGGATGGTCATACGACTCATTTGCAGGAAAATGGTGCGTTGTGGGCTTTTACGTTGCAAGGACAATGGTTGCCAAAATGTTCTAAAGATCGTTGGCTTTTGGGTTTCAACACTATCCTCGTTTCGGTGGATGATAATTTGAAGCATGTGAAGTTATCGGAGTCGCACGAACATGAAGGACATGGAGTTCATTATGGAAATGTGGGTCTTGATAAAAATGGCGCGACTGCGTGGGGTGTTGGTCTATATAGCAAATATCAATTTAATTCATGGTTTAGTTTGGCAGGACGCTTGGAATATTTGCATGCTGATGATGGAACGCTTGGTTTTGTAGATGGTGTGATAAAAGAAGGGAAAAATATTTCCAAAGATAAAAATGAGGTTTATGTCAGTCAAACGGATCTTTATTCCGCGACATTAACTGCGGGTTTTGATTTTTGGAGGAATGTAGGATGTCGGTTAGAGTATCGAGCTGATATGGTTTCGAGCCGTGGACAGGAAAGTGTTTTGGGTAATGATAATAATCAGCAGCACACGCTAGTGCTTAATCTGTTTTATTTATTTTAG
- a CDS encoding NUDIX domain-containing protein, whose amino-acid sequence MPIKNLILDWSGTVVDDLEPVWKATNEIFLHYQFPIWSKEEFKEKFYLPFTEFYKEYLPQATLPELDFHYHRAFGSLKDEIPLLPFAKEVLDYAQSQDMKIFLLSTVHHEYWEKQSEALQVREYFTHPYTNAIDKRQVIMTLLEEHQLEVRETLYVGDMQHDIETAHYAGVISCGVLTGYDSAEKLKKMKPELLFNDMAGVLGYLKRHRLDEVDHPVATVGALIFNEKNEVLMIQTYKWSNLWGIPGGKIKRGETAEEALIREVKEETGLFIDEIRYIHTQDCIDCVEFFKPAHFLLMNYTAKTCEKNVVLNDEGLAYQWIPFDQVLTTATLTLNSPTRLLIETVKKLGSGSIK is encoded by the coding sequence ATGCCTATTAAAAATTTGATTTTAGATTGGTCTGGCACGGTGGTGGATGATTTGGAGCCGGTTTGGAAGGCAACGAATGAAATTTTTTTGCATTATCAATTCCCAATTTGGTCTAAGGAAGAATTTAAAGAAAAATTTTATTTACCGTTTACCGAATTTTATAAAGAATATTTGCCGCAGGCGACCTTGCCAGAATTGGATTTTCATTATCATCGCGCCTTCGGTTCGTTGAAAGATGAGATTCCTTTATTGCCTTTTGCGAAAGAGGTTTTGGATTATGCGCAAAGCCAAGACATGAAGATTTTTCTCTTAAGCACGGTACATCATGAATATTGGGAAAAACAGTCGGAGGCGCTCCAGGTAAGGGAATATTTTACACATCCTTATACTAATGCGATTGATAAACGGCAGGTCATTATGACTTTACTGGAGGAGCATCAGTTGGAAGTGCGCGAAACGCTTTATGTCGGGGATATGCAGCATGATATTGAAACAGCGCATTATGCCGGGGTGATTTCTTGTGGTGTGTTAACGGGCTACGATTCTGCGGAAAAATTGAAGAAGATGAAGCCTGAGCTTCTTTTTAATGATATGGCAGGGGTTTTGGGTTACCTTAAGCGACATCGATTGGATGAGGTGGATCATCCTGTTGCGACGGTGGGCGCTTTGATTTTTAATGAGAAAAATGAGGTTCTCATGATTCAGACTTATAAATGGTCTAATTTATGGGGTATTCCGGGAGGGAAAATCAAACGAGGGGAAACGGCTGAGGAAGCCTTAATTCGTGAGGTGAAAGAGGAAACGGGTCTTTTTATTGATGAGATTCGCTATATTCACACTCAAGATTGTATTGATTGTGTGGAATTTTTTAAACCGGCCCATTTTTTATTGATGAATTACACAGCTAAAACGTGCGAAAAAAATGTTGTGTTAAATGATGAGGGATTGGCTTATCAATGGATTCCTTTTGATCAGGTTTTGACCACAGCGACTTTGACATTGAATTCGCCGACTCGGTTGCTCATTGAAACTGTGAAAAAATTAGGAAGTGGTTCGATAAAGTGA
- a CDS encoding glycosyltransferase family 1 protein encodes MRILVTGLIGQYAFGGVTWDYLQYVLGFQKLGHEVWYLEDTATWAYDPIKQEPSADCSYNVNYLSRIMSEFGLGDRWIYRNEADGSYHGVSDVQQAEKIIRESDVLANVSGACWLREVTASIPYKLFLDGDPMFTHIGLALGTKKDYVDRVRAHTDHFSFGLNIGAKNCFVPTVGLRWKPTVQPIALEYWESKEENKNHPAYGAFTTVMNWASYKLQEFQGESYGQKDMEFLRFMDLPQKISPERMVLAMGQGVGQRRPTSELEKKGWKILEPDQVLPDYQTYRDFLRNSKAEWSIAKNGYVKSWSGWFSCRSACYLALGRPVVVQDTGWSEHLPSGKGVLKFDTMEEAIDAIKKVSVNYAEHSHAARAFAETYFEAGKVCQKLLKDADIA; translated from the coding sequence ATGCGAATTTTGGTTACGGGTCTGATTGGTCAATATGCGTTTGGCGGGGTGACGTGGGATTATTTGCAGTATGTTTTAGGATTCCAAAAATTGGGTCATGAGGTTTGGTATTTGGAGGACACGGCAACGTGGGCTTATGATCCGATCAAGCAAGAGCCTTCTGCGGATTGTTCTTATAATGTAAATTATCTTTCTCGAATTATGAGCGAGTTTGGGTTGGGCGATCGCTGGATTTATCGCAATGAAGCGGATGGGAGTTATCATGGGGTTTCGGATGTTCAGCAAGCGGAAAAAATCATTCGAGAATCAGATGTGTTGGCAAATGTGTCAGGTGCTTGTTGGTTGAGAGAGGTTACGGCTTCCATTCCGTACAAATTATTTTTGGATGGCGATCCGATGTTTACGCATATTGGGTTGGCGTTGGGGACGAAAAAAGATTATGTGGATCGTGTTCGAGCGCACACGGATCATTTTTCTTTTGGATTAAATATTGGCGCGAAAAATTGTTTCGTGCCGACGGTGGGTTTGCGTTGGAAGCCAACTGTGCAGCCGATTGCTTTAGAATATTGGGAATCGAAAGAGGAAAATAAAAATCATCCAGCTTATGGCGCTTTTACTACGGTGATGAATTGGGCGAGTTATAAGCTCCAAGAATTTCAAGGCGAAAGCTATGGGCAAAAGGATATGGAGTTTTTGCGGTTTATGGATTTGCCGCAGAAAATAAGTCCGGAGCGGATGGTCCTTGCGATGGGACAAGGCGTGGGGCAGAGGAGGCCGACATCAGAATTGGAAAAAAAAGGTTGGAAAATTTTGGAGCCGGATCAAGTGTTGCCAGATTATCAAACTTATCGCGATTTTTTGCGTAATTCTAAGGCAGAGTGGAGTATTGCAAAAAATGGTTATGTGAAGTCGTGGAGTGGGTGGTTCAGTTGTCGCAGTGCGTGTTATTTAGCATTGGGTCGCCCGGTGGTGGTGCAGGACACGGGTTGGAGCGAGCATTTGCCTTCGGGGAAAGGAGTTTTGAAATTTGACACCATGGAAGAAGCGATTGATGCAATTAAAAAAGTGAGCGTGAATTATGCAGAGCATTCACATGCGGCACGAGCATTTGCTGAAACTTATTTTGAGGCAGGCAAAGTTTGTCAAAAGTTGTTAAAAGATGCAGATATTGCTTAA
- a CDS encoding shikimate kinase — protein sequence MPNTKNIVLIGMMGSGKSTIGYRAAQELNLTFYDLDKEIEKKAHCTIAEIFQQEGEAAFRELEHEILQELLQKNLCVIATGGGTFCEKRNRDLLKKYCITFYLNASTETLFERTRHTSHRPLLQTENPLATLKNLMQKRQAYYEQADYILNVENLAPTEIVQQLISLYRTTS from the coding sequence ATGCCAAACACTAAAAACATCGTTCTCATCGGCATGATGGGAAGCGGCAAAAGCACAATCGGCTATCGCGCCGCGCAAGAATTGAATCTTACTTTTTACGATTTGGATAAAGAGATCGAAAAAAAGGCCCACTGCACAATCGCGGAAATTTTTCAACAAGAAGGTGAAGCGGCATTCCGAGAGCTGGAACATGAAATCTTGCAAGAACTTTTACAGAAAAACCTTTGTGTTATTGCTACAGGGGGAGGCACTTTTTGCGAAAAACGCAATCGCGATTTGTTAAAAAAATACTGCATTACTTTCTACCTGAACGCTTCGACAGAGACTTTGTTCGAACGCACGCGACACACTTCTCATCGTCCTTTACTCCAAACTGAAAATCCTTTGGCCACACTCAAAAATCTCATGCAAAAAAGACAGGCCTATTATGAGCAAGCCGACTATATCTTGAACGTCGAAAATTTAGCGCCCACTGAAATTGTCCAACAACTCATCTCACTTTATCGAACCACTTCCTAA
- a CDS encoding MFS transporter produces MRSNFGEVLRNRNFFRLWWGQIISSIGDRFYQFAILYVVLQLTPEQGMGVGKESARVLFCGMVLTVVLAPWIGRAVDRWDRKWVMIGADLSRVVLVLIMLGAWVAWKSPALMLVFVALTGLMNGVFIPARQAAVPLLVEGRQLVTANALITVVGVVGSLVGSGVGFVVAIFGEKSSFIITALGFLASAILVGRIEGQLKPMQAENRAVSWSEIGNTFLEVLRDKVVRQIFLVNGGIQFVSGLFAVFVLEYVVQSLDMAHLRVVLHYFSEGVMALGFREPVMEEHLVAVIFLLLSAGVGLILGIGLSGRFVRVGHYEGLPMLMFGMLGMVFYGLSFSHSLEWVMGLCVLVGLASALLIVPMDARLQFHVPSGRHGEFFAVRSAWGCSCFLVALALNLDGRLLGWRGADQMIRDLGVFCVALAGIMSLMDRGSFRKFWGDS; encoded by the coding sequence ATGCGTTCTAATTTCGGCGAGGTCTTAAGAAATCGAAATTTTTTTCGGTTGTGGTGGGGACAGATTATTTCTTCGATTGGAGATCGTTTTTATCAGTTTGCAATTTTGTATGTAGTTTTGCAGTTGACGCCGGAACAAGGGATGGGGGTGGGAAAGGAGAGCGCGCGGGTTTTGTTTTGTGGAATGGTGTTGACGGTAGTTTTGGCGCCTTGGATTGGGCGTGCTGTGGATCGTTGGGATCGTAAGTGGGTGATGATTGGTGCGGATTTATCGCGTGTGGTTTTGGTTTTAATTATGCTGGGAGCGTGGGTGGCGTGGAAGTCGCCGGCATTGATGTTGGTGTTTGTGGCTTTGACTGGGTTGATGAATGGGGTTTTTATTCCGGCGCGTCAGGCGGCGGTGCCGTTGTTGGTGGAGGGGCGGCAGTTGGTGACGGCTAATGCGTTGATTACGGTGGTTGGGGTGGTAGGAAGTTTGGTAGGTTCAGGGGTAGGGTTTGTGGTAGCGATTTTTGGGGAGAAAAGCAGTTTTATTATTACGGCTTTAGGTTTTTTGGCTTCAGCAATTTTAGTGGGACGCATTGAAGGACAGTTGAAACCGATGCAAGCAGAGAATCGCGCAGTGAGTTGGTCGGAGATAGGTAATACGTTTTTGGAGGTTTTGCGAGATAAAGTGGTGCGACAAATTTTTTTGGTAAATGGTGGGATTCAGTTTGTTTCAGGTCTTTTTGCGGTTTTTGTTTTGGAGTATGTGGTGCAAAGTTTGGATATGGCGCATTTGCGGGTGGTTTTGCATTACTTTTCCGAAGGGGTAATGGCGTTGGGGTTTCGCGAGCCTGTGATGGAAGAGCATTTGGTGGCGGTGATCTTTTTATTGTTGAGTGCAGGTGTGGGGTTGATATTGGGAATCGGTCTTTCGGGTCGGTTTGTTCGGGTGGGGCATTATGAGGGATTGCCTATGTTGATGTTTGGGATGTTGGGGATGGTTTTTTATGGATTAAGTTTTTCACATAGTTTGGAGTGGGTGATGGGGTTGTGTGTGTTGGTGGGATTAGCGAGTGCGTTATTGATTGTGCCAATGGATGCGCGATTGCAATTTCATGTTCCTAGTGGAAGGCATGGTGAGTTTTTTGCTGTACGTTCGGCATGGGGATGTAGTTGTTTTTTAGTGGCGTTGGCCTTGAATTTGGATGGACGACTTTTGGGGTGGCGCGGCGCGGATCAAATGATCCGTGATTTGGGCGTATTTTGCGTGGCGTTAGCTGGTATAATGAGTTTAATGGATCGCGGGAGTTTTAGGAAGTTTTGGGGGGATTCGTAG